A stretch of Malassezia japonica chromosome 6, complete sequence DNA encodes these proteins:
- the ATS1 gene encoding alpha tubulin suppressor (COG:D; COG:Z; EggNog:ENOG503NUPQ), whose protein sequence is MQAIGSNAQGQLGVGHCEDCVAWETCRVSTGAFEGRVVSVASASTCTAVWAVGERHRVYVAGELGGWGSSDVFAELPYDALCAAAGADSFEVRHIAAAWDCLYLVLEKKDTDVILALGTSNAFGQLGVARPEGWVHRVEVCAAEPLWASAGIPDVRTFRVTALAAGVRHALAVLQGSHTVLLGWGDARHGQLGPPPEPVAVHGMRRRIREPAVLYTWQVPTAVRIAAGMQHSVLATDAELWMFGSARHGQTDARRCVPPGAAPRLLCAPDGVEKVCVCAPAYPACNWHTSLVLWPTLGHLGACGASQHDQIPPTPSVPHGARLRSGSEHSVLIAPPSVIGWGWNEHGNLGAGPESLPPRPLLDAAEAWAGYGNTYVSSSKEGLS, encoded by the coding sequence ATGCAGGCCATTGGCAGCAATGCACAAGGACAGCTCGGCGTAGGGCACTGCGAGGACTGCGTGGCGTGGGAGACGTGCAGGGTTTCCACTGGGGCGTTTGAGGGGCGCGTCGTGAGCGTCGCAAGCGCGAGTACGTGCACGGCGGTGTGGGCCGTCGGAGAGCGGCACCGCGTGTACGTCGCGGGCGAGTTGGGGGGATGGGGCTCGTCGGACGTCTTTGCCGAGCTCCCGTACGATGCgttgtgcgccgcggcaggcgctgACTCGTTCGAGGTGCGGCACATTGCGGCGGCATGGGACTGCCTCTATTTAGTCTTGGAGAAAAAAGATACCGATGTGATCCTCGCACTAGGCACGAGCAATGCGTTTGggcagctcggcgtcgcacgGCCCGAGGGATGggtgcaccgcgtcgaggtgtgtgccgccgagccgctgtgggcgagcgcaggcaTACCGGACGTGCGCACGTTTCGCGTCACGGCACTGGCAGCCGGcgtgcggcacgcgctggccgtgctgcaAGGCAGCCATACCGTGCTGCTTGGCTggggcgatgcgcggcatGGGCAGCTTGGGCCACCACCCGAGCcggtcgcggtgcacggcatgcggcggcgcatccggGAGCCGGCCGTGCTCTATACGTGGCAAgtgccgacggccgtgcgcatcgcTGCCGGGATGCAGCACTCGGTCCTGGCCACCGACGCGGAGCTGTGGATGTTTggcagcgcacggcacggGCAGAcggacgcgcgccggtgcgtcccccccggcgctgcgccccgcCTGCTTTgtgcgccggacggcgTCGAAAAGGTGTGCGTATGCGCGCCGGCCTATCCGGCCTGCAACTGGCACACGTCGCTCGTACTCTGGCCGACGCTCGGCcacctcggcgcgtgcggcgcgtcgcagcaCGACCAGATACCCCCCACGCCCTCGGTGCCGCAtggcgcgcggctgcgcagcggGAGCGAGCACAGCGTGCTCATCGCGCCTCCCTCGGTCATTGGCTGGGGCTGGAACGAGCACGGAAACCTGGGTGCCGGCCCCGAGTCGCTCCCCCCGCGCCCCCTCCtggacgcggccgaggcgtggGCGGGGTACGGCAACACGTATGTATCCTCGTCAAAAGAAGGCCTTTCATAG
- a CDS encoding uncharacterized protein (COG:V; EggNog:ENOG503NWVR), with protein sequence MGAAGIAMHPVATRAGSAAAEKLMPKDAPVAHTPPHLLAPLPQPSRVWGLQHRDLDAYPVVDTSSVEDAAVPMQLAMAPPIRALNATELRTLYEEYKTLDVPYNVVFPFLYCGHNGHAVQNHFFHASTESPSAPNYRGLTIVRASEPSDSDSDQETLCDYDQGNVPLSAPPTHSMLVSSLAPEEVLRFPPGAPHLDRPAPHDSRFRRQPSSSKVSMRNFQAQSINYAMISDIVVYSPEGPTETAKATALAFRYAQQNYWYDRVKMRLDGLQYNVFLVTEPFAELEQKCPELVALDSRGVAHNHVDFLQREQDEMYHMARASPIATNVYLGASRDFLPNATLPQDAPVSGAPTFSIGLEALEDSQPPPARFLHTVSDSFASFDKAVAHGERVQVPTAHFECPTGTMHRLTREGIHAVSHQVLTMCAWLDAHVDPAQCLYPNIARRALIHCPDGYTESSVFALSYLMYTKRISLSDAYLELQLEYGRSFFVFAKDLELLAAIEARIASLPVSVDRALRPSQSEDWMDDENFDGSFPSRILPFLYLGNLGHARNARLLHALGITHVVSVGESAIHDDSTDPASHSLAAAHHDGSIKLLNLTNVADDGTDPLREMMCEATEFIEDARKTNGRVLVHCRVGVSRSSTIVIAYAMAHLDCSLIDAYLLVRSRRLNVLIQPHLLFFWELRGWEACIAACQGRLHPSAPMNAAPRMELGGGRGCYALEDRAYQRAGAQSVTWSYFCREIAALNARYRRAPDGRVESPAPHEAVSPTLPSAPSAPQALPRSIRFTEPSQAPRMPSRADPAIRRSTSEQNVRGARSEKPRLHVRTDVEDERRRRPRRPRHERHADAEYIDSAPPTTRRPKGVASPEADEQRRPSLPSVLAPSAQTWTRSTPADPIWSRKHRYARAAEAATGASPSDFAPAREADSLWSEAVPPNEPSPPASPVTAATKAAGSTARSPLLAAVPFRPLGSAANRPKERRDKTRKSGKQRILQQAREVPSDLATLATLAVGHDDAIEEQTQRERDEQWLSEERERHAAYQASQLAKLQATPPRQPRRRAFYTPAQFEEEEDDLFVDVDDGDLPPLPERFGTPESEAETDSDEFHMAHTGMSTRGAPPRTSKAMPPLPDVSQNEREQMIIQEEQERERRLLERDAQIRAQRAQRERERKERLEREAAAERERKEAEERKKAEEHARREAARAELVRQQQEIAERKRRILRERKEREEQERKEREAREAEERKAREAREAKERKEREAREAEAARLLAVQEATEAKVRAAQEAEAAARAQREAEERARDEEAAEAARIEAERVRIETEMRLEQERVETAKREAAAKAEREAAEREAARLAEAARLERENREAEAARAKEQARREREEKEKEARRLAQLEAEKAAREKAESERVARLEAAALAEAARQERLARATKEEQERKERLAKEEQERKERLAKEEQERKERALKVEQERKERLAREEQERKERFAKEEQARRERIVREERERKERLAREEREKKERIERMRRIERERKEAEERAAKEAAARAAAEREHLEQQRVQIEEKALKRAKREAEDEDRVSRARGRRQEELSVDDDAESSIAASDATSTNADDAESETNLSELVTKKLQVVSKSATSGLQGILARADEKEGGIGPSLRFADPDPLRVSDSQGVRPHPELPWFNAVIDEGVPRTGPVETPVSAESAMSYLARSSVHGIYGVLRSAADAVQSAGSLDHSVAGDEDWMVRPAGPYRDGAVKYFPGFCIHGLADTEKFVEAPTGESDGERVFAASPYIVDAIVAALDFGDIRRLAETSRSLRRTLTGGAALTVVLERFLGPAGYVAWPDAADPLPLTLYDCEAFLLCSILKDEYRAVGQAYLAEGHRLDRRIPRLARTSLRAYSKVLARVRMAPDASTPTGRAPAWDGVLTLPTPQGLRRVAIQRPYTPGRVSLFKVWAPEDKSTSEVYSTELQRTERELFIAGIWRFLHRGDMALNVAKVDQYNDGRYIFNGEGFVPLASKHDPIGHLPSFLNLLLYPPTYYHGVVRYSGNSPVLYLDLLPWRAEIVHSMQLVRDNVETLGANGQLYRVSKWLYRAALTIDVPPSDAAEYEESPYDAHHGWNGTLVLEAEGTSEHARGILRRCVAPREPDSLLAAMLDSVMAGANATIDVPAVQPYEEGGAPPTYPWVILRERSRAGMIWLSLL encoded by the exons ATGGGTGCCGCAGGGATTGCCATGCACCCGGTTGCTACGCGCGCCGGGTCTGCAGCCGCTGAGAAGCTCATGCCGAAGGACGCGCCTGTGGCGCATACGCCACCCCACCTGTTGGCGCCCCTGCCGCAACCGTCGCGTGTATGGGGCCTGCAACACAGGGATCTGGACGCATACCCGGTGGTCGATACCAGCAGCGTTGAGGATGCGGCGGTGCCGATGCAGCTTGCAATGGCACCGCCGATCCGTGCCTTGAATGccaccgagctgcgcacgctctaCGAGGAGTACAAGACGCTGGACGTGCCGTACAATGTCGTCTTTCCCTTTTTATACTGCGGCCACAATGGGCACGCGGTGCAAAACCACTTTTTCCACGCATCCACCGAAAGCCCATCTGCGCCAAACTACCGCGGCCTGACCATCGTTCGCGCGTccgagccgagcgacaGCGACTCGGACCAAGAGACGCTCTGTGACTACGACCAGGGCAACGTGCcgctctcggcgccgcccacgcACTCGATGCTcgtctcgtcgctcgcgccggaagaggtgctgcgcttcccccccggcgcgccgcacctcgaccgccCTGCGCCACACGACTCGCGCTTCCGCCGCCagccgtcgtcgagcaaggTGAGCATGCGCAACTTCCAGGCGCAGAGCATCAACTACGCCATGATCTCGGATATCGTCGTGTACAGCCCCGAAGGGCCTACGGAAACGGCCAAGGCGACCGCGCTCGCCTTCCGGTACGCGCAGCAGAACTACTGGTACGACCGCGTCAAGatgcgcctcgacggcctGCAGTACAATGTGTTCCTCGTCACGGAGCCCTttgcggagctcgagcaaAAGTgccccgagctcgtggcgctcgattcgcgcggcgtggcgcacaACCACGTCGATTttctgcagcgcgagcaggacgaGATGTACCAcatggcgcgcgcctcgccgatcgCGACGAATGTGTACCtcggtgcgtcgcgcgactttTTGCCGAacgcgacgctgccgcaggacgcgccggtgagcggcgcgccgaccttTTCGatcggcctcgaggcgtTGGAAGACAGCCAGCCCCCCCCCGCGCGCTTCCTGCACACCGTGTCGGACAGCTTTGCGTCCTTTGACAAGGctgtcgcgcacggcgagcgcgtgcaggtgccgacggcgcactTTGAGTGCCCCACCGGCACGATGCACCGTCTGACCCGCGAAGGAATCCACGCCGTCTCGCACCAAGTCCTTACGATGTGTGCGTggctcgacgcgcacgtcgacccCGCGCAATGCCTATACCCCAACatcgcacgccgcgccctgATCCACTGCCCGGACGGCTACACCGAGTCGTCGGTCTTTGCCCTGTCCTACCTAATGTATACCAAACGCATTTCGCTCAGCGATGCCTACCTtgagctgcagctcgagtACGGGCGGTCCTTCTTTGTCTTTGCCAAGGAcctggagctgctcgcggcgatcgaggcgcgcatcgcctcgcTCCCCGTGTCGGtcgaccgcgcgctgcgcccttCGCAAAGCGAGGACTGGATGGACGACGAGAACTTTGACGGGAGCTTCCCCTCGCGCATTCTCCCCTTCCTCTACCTGGGCAACCTCGGCCACGCACGCAACGCACGTCTGCTGCATGCCCTCGGCATCACGCACGTCGTGTCGGTCGGCGAGAGTGCGATCCACGACGACTCGACCGACCCTGCGAGCcactcgctcgcggccgcgcaccaCGACGGCTCGATCAAGCTCCTGAACCTCACCaacgtcgccgacgacggcacGGATCCCCTCCGCGAAATGATGTGCGAGGCGACCGAGTTTATCGAGGACGCGCGCAAGACGAACGGCCGCGTGCTCGTGCACTGCCGCGTCGGTGTgagccgctcgtcgacaaTCGTGATTGCCTATGCCatggcgcacctcgactGCAGCCTCATTGACGCCTATCTGCTggtgcgcagccgccgcctcAACGTCCTGATCCAGCCCCACCTGCTCTTTTTCTGGGAGCTGCGCGGATGGGAGGCGTGCATCGCCGCGTGCCAGGGGCGCCTGCACCCCTCTGCCCCGATgaacgccgcgccgcgcatggagctcggcggcgggcgcggctGCTACGCGCTGGAGGACCGCGCTTatcagcgcgccggcgcgcagaGTGTCACGTGGAGCTATTTCTGCCGGGAGATCGCCGCGCTGAATGCGCGCTACCGC CGCGCCCCGGACGGGCGCGTGGagtcgcctgcgccgcacgaggCCGTGTCGCCGACACtaccgagcgcgccgagtgcgccaCAGGCGCTGCCCCGCTCGATCCGCTTCACCGAGCCGagccaggcgccgcgcatgccgtcgcgcgccgacccGGCGAtacgccgctcgacctcggagCAGAACGTGCGCGGGGCGCGGTCAGAAAAGCCGCGCCTTCATGTGCGTACAGATGTAGAagacgagcgccggcgccggccacgccgcccgcgccacgagcgccacgccgacgcggaaTACAtcgactcggcgccgcccacgacgcgccggcccaAGGGCGTGGCGAGccccgaggcggacgagcagcgccgcccgtCGCTCCCGTCGGTCCTCGCACCGAGCGCACAAACatggacgcgctcgacgcctgCCGACCCGATCTGGAGCCGAAAGCACCGCtacgcccgcgccgccgaggccgcgacgggcgcctcgccgagcgactTTGCGCCAGCCCGCGAGGCCGACTCGCTCTGGTccgaggccgtgccgccgaacgagccgtcgccgccggcctcgcccgtcaccgccgcgaccaaggcggcggggagcacggcgcgctcgccgctcctcgccgccgtgccCTTCCGCCCGCTGGGCTCCGCGGCGAACCGCCCGAAAGAACGCCGCGACAAGACACGCAAGAgcggcaagcagcgcatcctgcagcaggcgcgcgaagTCCCGTCGgacctcgcgacgctcgcgacgctcgccgtgggccacgacgacgcgatcgaggagcagacgcagcgcgagcgcgacgagcagtGGCTCTcggaggagcgcgagcgccacgcggCGTACCAGGCctcgcagctcgccaagctgcaggcgacgccgccccgccagccccgccgccgcgcattCTACACGCCCGCGCAGTttgaggaggaggaggacgatctgtttgtcgacgtcgacgacggcgacctGCCGCCGCTCCCGGAGCGCTTCGGCACGCCAGAGTCCGAGGCAGAGACGGACTCGGACGAATTTCACATGGCCCACACCGGCAtgagcacgcgcggcgcgccgccacgcaCGTCCAAGGCgatgccgccgctgccggacGTCTCGCAgaacgagcgcgagcagatgATCATCcaggaggagcaggagcgcgagcggcgcctgctcgagcgcgacgcgcagatCCGCGcacagcgtgcgcagcgcgagcgcgagcgcaaagagcgcctcgagcgcgaagCCGCCGCGGAACGCGAGCGAAAAGAGGCGGAAGAGCGCAaaaaggccgaggagcacgcgcgccgcgaggctgcgcgtgccgagctcgtgcgccagcaGCAAGagatcgccgagcgcaagcgcagaatcctgcgcgagcgcaaagagcgcgaagaacaggagcgcaaggagcgcgaggcgcgcgaggccgaagaacgcaaggcgcgcgaggcgcgcgaggccaaggagcgcaaggagcgcgaggcacgcgagGCCGAAGCCGCGCGCCTACTCGCCGTCCAGGAGGCGACCGAGGCCAAGGTGCGTGCCGCccaagaggccgaggccgcggcgcgtgcgcagcgcgaggccgaggagcgtgcgcgtgaCGAAGAGGCCGCAGAGGCGGCACGcatcgaggcggagcgcgtgcgtATCGAGACGGAAatgcgcctcgagcaggagcgcgttGAAAcggcgaagcgcgaggcggcggccaaggccgagcgcgaagccgccgagcgcgaagcggcgcgcctcgccgaggccgcgcgcctcgagcgcgagaacCGCGAGGCagaagcggcgcgcgcgaaagaacaagcgcgccgcgagcgcgaagaAAAGGAAAAAGaggcacgccgcctcgcgcagctcgaggcagaaaaggccgcgcgcgaaaaggccgagtcggagcgcgtggcgcgcctcgaggccgcggcgctcgccgaggccgcacgccaggagcgcctcgcgcgcgctaccaaggaggagcaggagcgcaaggagcgcctcgccaaggaggagcaggagcgcaaagagcgcctcgccaaggaggagcaggagcgcaaagagcgtgcgctcaaggtcgagcaggagcgcaaagagcgcctcgcgcgcgaagAACaggagcgcaaagagcgcttcgccaaggaggagcaggcgcgccgggagcgcatcgtgcgcgaggagcgcgagcgcaaagagcgccttgcgcgcgaggagcgcgaaaAGAAGGAGCGTatcgagcgcatgcgccgcatcgagcgcgagcgcaaagaggcagaggagcgcgcggcgaaggaggcggcggcgcgcgccgccgccgagcgcgagcacctcgagcagcagcgcgtccaGATCGAAGAAAAGGCGCTAAAACGCGCaaagcgcgaggcggaggacgaggaccgcgtgtcgcgcgcgcgcggccgccgccaggAGGAGCTGTCggtggacgacgacgccgagtcgtcgatcgccgcgtccgacgcAACGTCGACCAAcgcggacgacgccgagtcCGAGACAAACCTCTCCGAGCTTGTGACCAAGAAGCTGCAGGTCGTGTCGAAGAGCGCGACGTCTGGCCTGCAAGGcatcctcgcgcgcgccgacgagaaGGAGGGGGGTATCGGCCCGTCGCTGCGCTTTGCCGACCCCGACCCCCTGCGTGTGAGCGACTCGCAGGGGGTGCGGCCGCACCCCGAGCTCCCGTGGTTCAATGCGGTGATCGACGagggcgtgccgcgcaccggccCGGTCGAGACGCCTGTGTCCGCCGAATCTGCCATGTCGTACCTCGCGCGGAGCAGCGTGCACGGGATCtacggcgtgctgcgcagcgcggccgacgcggtgcagtCTGCCGGCTCGCTCGACCACTCGgtcgcgggcgacgaggactgGATGGTGCGCCCCGCCGGCCCCTACCGCGATGGCGCAGTAAAGTACTTCCCCGGCTTCTGCATCCACGGCCTGGCGGACACGGAAAAGtttgtcgaggcgccgacTGGCGAGTCGGACGGCGAGCGGGTGtttgccgcgtcgccgtacATTGTCGACGCGAttgtcgccgcgctcgactttgGCGATATCCGCCGCCTGGCCGagacctcgcgctcgctgcgccgcacgctcacgggcggcgcggcgctcaccGTGGTCCTTGAGCGGTTCCTCGGCCCGGCAGGGTACGTCGCGTggccggacgcggcggacCCGCTGCCGCTCACGCTGTACGACTGCGAGGCGTTCCTCCTGTGCTCGATCCTCAAGGACGAGTACCGCGCGGTGGGCCAGGcgtacctcgccgagggccaccgcctcgaccgccgcatcccccgcctggcgcgcacgAGTCTGCGTGCGTACTCCAaggtgcttgcgcgcgtgcgcatggcgccggacgcgagcacgccgaccgggcgcgcgccggcgtgggACGGCGTGCTGACGCTGCCCACCCCGCAAGGGCTGCGCCGTGTCGCGATTCAGCGCCCCTACACCCCCGGGCGCGTCTCGCTGTTCAAGGTGTGGGCGCCCGAGGACAAGAGCACGTCCGAGGTGTACAgcaccgagctgcagcgcaccgagcgcgagctgttCATTGCGGGCATCTGGCGCTTCTTGCACCGCGGCGACATGGCGCTGAACGTCGCCAAGGTCGACCAGTACAACGACGGGCGCTACATCTTTAACGGCGAGGGCTTTGTCCCGCTTGCGTCGAAGCACGACCCGATCGGCCACCTGCCGTCGTTCCTCAACCTGCTCCTGTATCCCCCGACGTATTACCACGGCGTTGTGCGCTACTCGGGCAACTCTCCGGTACTGTacctcgacctgctcccgtggcgcgccgagatTGTGCACTCGatgcagctcgtgcgcgacaatgtcgagacgctcggcgcgaacGGGCAGCTGTACCGCGTGTCCAAGTGGCTCTACCGCGCCGCCCTCACGATTGACGTCCCGCCGTCGGATGCGGCCGAGTACGAAGAGTCGCCCTACGACGCGCACCACGGCTGGAACGGCACgctggtgctcgaggcAGAGGGCACGTcggagcacgcgcgcggcatcctgcgccgctgcgtcgcaCCCCGCGAGCCAGActcgctcctcgccgcgaTGCTCGACTCGGTCATGGCCGGCGCCAATGCCACGATCGACGTCCCGGCCGTCCAGCCGTACGAggagggcggcgcgccgccgacctaTCCGTGGGTCATCCTCCGCGAGCGCTCGCGTGCGGGTATGATCTGGCTCAGTCTCTTGTAG
- a CDS encoding uncharacterized protein (EggNog:ENOG503NXKC; COG:J; BUSCO:EOG092642CB): MLTMPSMLGRALLARTALPMAASARTFSTGMRLMEKEEPTWTPTSRRVGLITRKMGMTTMFTPDGKKVPATVLYVDGNEVSQHVGLEKTSDEEAPYVAMQVAAVDARKQNVSAPLRGHLRASGVSQPKRILREFRVSPDAIVPLGTKLSAAHFVPGQDVDVRAITRGKGFAGVMKRHNFAGGNASHGASLAHRTPGSIGNNQDPGRVFPGKRMPGRMGGTAHRTVQNVRVLRIDLKNELIFVKGAVPGPEGGVVMVQDALKNLVKNAYYTYRKGKTSTGELIDPKNGVQQYLSNGLQGLPFPAGTKEMAKGLPEVVEVGPPA; the protein is encoded by the coding sequence ATGCTGACGATGCCAAGCATGCTGGGTCGTGCGCTTCTCGCGCGGACGGCGCTGCCGATggcagcgtcggcgcgcacaTTCTCGACAGGGATGCGTCTGATGGAAAAGGAGGAGCCGACGTggacgccgacgtcgcgccgtgTCGGTCTGATCACGCGCAAGATGGGCATGACGACCATGTTCACGCCGGACGGAAAAAAGGTGCCTGCGACCGTCTTGTACGTCGACGGCAACGAGGTGTCGCAGCACGTTGGCCTTGAAAAGACGAGCGATGAGGAGGCGCCTTACGTCGCGATGCAGGTcgccgcggtcgacgcACGGAAACAAAACGTCAGCGCACCGCTGCGCGGCCACCTCCGCGCGTCGGGCGTCTCGCAGCCGAAGCGCATCCTGCGCGAGTTCCGCGTGTCGCCGGATGCCATCGTCCCGCTGGGCACCAAGCTCTCCGCGGCGCACTTTGTGCCGGGCCAggacgtcgacgtgcgcgccatCACGCGCGGAAAGGGATTTGCGGGTGTGATGAAGCGCCACAACTTTGCAGGCGGCAACGCGTCGCAcggtgcgtcgctcgcacACCGCACCCCGGGCTCGATCGGTAACAACCAGGACCCGGGCCGCGTGTTCCCGGGCAAGCGCATGCCGGGCCGCAtgggcggcacggcgcatCGCACGGTGCAAAACGTGCGTGTGCTGCGTATCGACCTGAAAAACGAGCTGATCTTTGTCAAgggcgccgtgccgggGCCGGAGGGCGGCGTGGTGATGGTGCAGGATGCACTCAAAAACCTGGTCAAGAATGCCTACTATACCTACCGCAAGGGCAAGACGTCGACCGGCGAGCTGATCGACCCCAAGAACGGCGTGCAGCAGTACCTCTCGAACGGTCTGCAAGGCCTACCGTTCCCGGCTGGCACCAAGGAGATGGCCAAGGGCCTCCCGGAAGTGGTCGAAGTTGGGCCGCCTGCGTAG